The Oncorhynchus nerka isolate Pitt River linkage group LG12, Oner_Uvic_2.0, whole genome shotgun sequence genome includes a region encoding these proteins:
- the LOC115139041 gene encoding mucin-5AC-like codes for MELGVFLIMIFSVIGSLCSVTSTTTDPNMTTTTEAPTIATTAAPTTTTTDPSTTTTAAPTTTTTDPSTTTTVALTPTTTLPAMTTTTTSPTTTTAASSTTTNAAPSITTTAAPSTTTTAAPSTTTTAAPSTTTTAAPSTTTTAAPSITTTAAPTTTTTAAPTTTTTVAPTTTTTAAPNTTTTAAPTITTTAAPTTTTTAAPSTTTTAAPTTTTTAAPSTTTTAAPSTTTTAAPSTTTTAAPTTTTTAAPTTTTTAAPTTTTTDNNSPTTTTTAAPTTTTTVAPTTTTTAAPSTTTTAAPSTTTTVSPSTTTTTAPSTTTNHCSSTDNNCISYYNNNCSSYYDNNCSSY; via the exons atggaacTTGGGGTGTTTCTCATCATGATTTTCTCAG TAATAGGCAGCCTGTGCTCTGTAACAAGCACAACCACAGATCCTAATATGACAACCACAACTGAGGCTCCTACTATagcaacaactgcagctcctactacaacaaccacAGATCCTTCTACAactacaactgcagctcctactacaacaaccacAGATCCTTCTACAACCACAACTGTAGCTCTTACTCCAACAACCACACTTCCTGCTATGACAACTACAACCACatctcctactacaacaactgcagctTCTAGTACAACAACAAATGCAGCTCCTAGTAtaacaacaactgcagctcctagtacaacaaccactgcagctcctagtacaacaacaactgcagctcctagtacaacaaccactgcagctcctagtacaacaaccactgcagctcctagtataacaacaactgcagctcctactacgacaacaaccgcagctcctactacgacaacaACCGtagctcctactacgacaacaactgcagctcctaatacaacaacaactgcagctcctactataacaacaactgcagctcctactacgacaacaactgcagctcctagtacaacaacaactgcagctcctactacgacaacaactgcagctcctagtacaacaacaactgcagctcctagtacaacaacaactgcagctcctagtacgacaacaactgcagctcctactacgacaacaactgcagctcctactacgacaacaactgcagctcctactacgacaacaaccgacaacaact ctcctactacgacaacaactgcagctcctactacgacaacaACCGtagctcctactacgacaacaactgcagctcctagtacaacaaccactgcagctcctagTACAACAACAACTGTATCTCCTagtacaacaaccactacagctcCTAGTACAACAACCAACCACTGCAGCTCTACTGACAACAACTGCAtctcctactacaacaacaactgcagctcctactacgacaacaactgcagctcctactag